Proteins found in one Passer domesticus isolate bPasDom1 chromosome 16, bPasDom1.hap1, whole genome shotgun sequence genomic segment:
- the ROMO1 gene encoding reactive oxygen species modulator 1, giving the protein MPVTVGPYGQSQPSCFDRIKMGFMMGFAVGMAAGALFGTFSCLRIGMRGRELMGGVGKTMMQSGGTFGTFMAIGMGIRC; this is encoded by the exons ATGCCTGTGACCGTGGGCCCATATGGGCAGTCGCAGCCCAGCTGCTTTGACAGAATAAAGATGGGTTTCATGATGGGCTTTGcagtgggcatggctgcaggagCGCTGTTCGGCACATTTTCCTGCCTCAG GATTGGCATGAGAGGACGAGAGCTGATGGGTGGAGTTGGCAAAACGATGATGCAAAGCGGTGGGACGTTTGGGACATTCATGGCCATTGGTATGGGAATACGCTGCTAA